One window of Parabacteroides sp. FAFU027 genomic DNA carries:
- a CDS encoding DUF6913 domain-containing protein → MIKSIITNKIRNNIQKQVKTAAIIDFSDIRKIVLIFEIADYPFIQNVVSQLENEGKECRLVVYSEAKEKNFPEIRGFIFSNRDLDFWNVPKSEIETRFLDEISDADMLLDLTVHNYLPLSYLISKASVKLKAGIKKEGFDLYDFMLEAPKNVDFRFLSEQIMSYLRKLKS, encoded by the coding sequence ATGATTAAGAGTATTATAACCAATAAAATCAGGAACAATATCCAGAAGCAGGTAAAAACAGCTGCTATAATAGATTTTTCCGATATACGGAAAATTGTTCTTATTTTCGAAATAGCTGATTATCCGTTTATTCAGAATGTGGTTTCGCAATTGGAGAATGAAGGGAAAGAATGTCGTTTAGTCGTTTATTCGGAAGCGAAAGAAAAAAACTTCCCGGAAATACGAGGATTTATTTTTTCCAATAGGGATCTGGACTTCTGGAATGTTCCTAAATCGGAGATAGAAACACGTTTTTTAGATGAAATATCCGATGCTGATATGCTTCTGGATTTGACGGTTCACAACTATTTGCCGTTGAGCTATTTAATTTCGAAAGCATCGGTAAAACTAAAAGCTGGGATAAAAAAAGAGGGCTTTGACTTGTATGACTTTATGCTGGAAGCCCCTAAAAATGTAGACTTCAGATTTCTTTCTGAGCAGATTATGTCTTATCTTCGCAAACTCAAATCTTAA
- the dapA gene encoding 4-hydroxy-tetrahydrodipicolinate synthase: MIQVNLKGMGVALITPFKEDESIDFEALGKLIDFQINNGIDYLVVLGTTAETPTLSETEKKQIIQFAVERVNGRVPVVLGVGGNSTKSVVEKLKNDDFTGIDAILSVAPYYNKPTQEGIYQHFKAIAQATKLPIVLYNVPGRTGVNMTAETTLRLAREFDNVVAIKEASGNITQMDDIIKNKPKDFLVISGDDGITFPLITLGAVGVISVIGNAFPKEFSKMVRLALNGDYANALQIHHRFTELIDLLFVDGNPAGVKSILHVMGYIENRLRLPLVPTRITTFEKIRKILEELNVKY, translated from the coding sequence ATGATACAGGTAAATTTAAAAGGGATGGGAGTAGCACTGATTACTCCTTTTAAAGAAGATGAATCAATCGATTTTGAGGCGTTAGGCAAATTAATTGATTTTCAGATAAATAATGGAATAGATTATTTAGTTGTGCTGGGTACAACTGCAGAAACACCGACTCTTTCCGAGACTGAAAAGAAACAAATCATCCAGTTTGCTGTTGAGCGTGTTAATGGTCGTGTTCCCGTCGTTTTAGGAGTAGGAGGTAACAGTACGAAATCAGTCGTTGAAAAGTTAAAAAACGATGATTTTACCGGTATTGATGCTATTTTATCGGTTGCACCATACTATAATAAACCTACTCAGGAAGGAATTTATCAACATTTTAAAGCGATTGCACAAGCCACTAAACTCCCAATAGTACTTTATAATGTACCAGGAAGAACAGGGGTTAATATGACAGCCGAGACAACATTAAGACTTGCACGCGAATTTGATAACGTTGTAGCCATTAAAGAAGCATCTGGTAATATCACTCAAATGGATGATATTATTAAGAATAAACCAAAAGATTTTTTGGTGATTTCCGGAGATGACGGAATTACCTTTCCGCTAATAACTTTAGGTGCTGTAGGTGTTATCTCTGTTATTGGTAACGCTTTTCCGAAAGAATTCAGCAAAATGGTTCGTTTGGCTTTAAATGGTGATTATGCTAATGCACTTCAAATCCACCACCGTTTTACGGAACTGATTGATTTGTTATTTGTAGATGGTAATCCAGCTGGAGTAAAAAGCATCCTTCATGTTATGGGATATATCGAAAATAGACTTCGCTTACCTTTAGTTCCAACAAGAATTACTACATTCGAAAAAATCAGAAAAATACTTGAGGAATTGAACGTCAAATACTGA
- a CDS encoding MalY/PatB family protein yields the protein MGDNKVVLFRETIFSHSFKQKWKNTSSFQILPGSFFFSDKFRYLSLKSIIRMMKYNFDEVIDRTGTSTYKIDLLQSRFGANDILPLWVADMDFRSPDFIMDAIRERANHEVLGYTIRNKEWYQPIAQWIKQKHNWHVESNWIGYVPGILPGIVLAMQTFTQPEDKIVIQPPIYPPFMSMVKNNDRQIVYNQLIQKNGEIRMDLENLKQLIDEKTKMLLLCSPHNPGGRVWTKEELLALLEICKEHNILVISDEIHADLVLPGNTHVPFPTISEDAANQCITFMAPSKTFNIAGLASASFIIPNDELRAKFRLKVEAAEIGGGNIFASVATKAAYEHGAEWLNQLVHYIQENVNYVDEYLKAHLPKIKAFIPQASFLIWLDFSELGLSDDEIRRILIQEAKLGFNHGPSFGPGGEGYQRMNVGCSRLVIEEAMKRLSSAFTQYC from the coding sequence ATGGGAGATAACAAAGTTGTACTTTTTAGAGAAACAATATTCAGTCATTCTTTCAAACAAAAATGGAAAAACACAAGCTCTTTCCAAATATTGCCTGGATCTTTTTTCTTTTCAGACAAATTCCGATATTTGTCATTGAAATCAATAATTAGAATGATGAAATATAATTTTGACGAAGTCATTGACAGAACCGGAACTTCAACTTATAAAATCGATTTACTTCAGTCTCGCTTCGGAGCCAATGATATTTTACCTTTATGGGTAGCTGATATGGATTTTCGTTCTCCAGACTTTATAATGGACGCTATTCGCGAACGGGCAAACCATGAGGTGTTGGGTTATACTATACGAAATAAAGAATGGTATCAGCCTATTGCACAGTGGATTAAGCAAAAACACAACTGGCACGTAGAATCAAACTGGATTGGTTATGTACCCGGGATTTTACCGGGAATCGTTCTGGCAATGCAGACTTTTACTCAACCAGAAGATAAAATAGTAATACAGCCCCCTATTTATCCCCCATTTATGAGTATGGTCAAAAATAATGACCGTCAAATCGTTTATAATCAATTGATTCAGAAGAATGGTGAAATCCGGATGGATTTGGAAAATCTGAAACAGTTGATTGATGAAAAAACAAAAATGTTGTTATTGTGCAGTCCTCATAATCCTGGTGGTAGAGTTTGGACCAAAGAGGAACTATTAGCGCTTCTTGAAATCTGTAAGGAGCATAATATTCTGGTAATTTCAGATGAAATTCATGCTGATTTGGTCTTGCCTGGAAATACTCATGTTCCCTTTCCGACAATATCAGAAGATGCAGCAAATCAATGTATTACATTTATGGCCCCCAGTAAAACCTTTAATATTGCCGGCCTGGCTTCTGCGTCGTTTATTATCCCGAATGATGAATTACGAGCAAAGTTCAGACTCAAGGTCGAAGCTGCTGAAATCGGTGGAGGGAATATTTTTGCATCTGTTGCAACTAAAGCAGCTTATGAGCACGGTGCAGAATGGCTAAACCAACTTGTTCATTATATTCAGGAGAATGTCAATTATGTCGATGAATATTTAAAGGCTCATTTGCCGAAAATCAAAGCATTTATACCTCAGGCCTCTTTTTTAATATGGCTGGATTTCAGCGAATTAGGACTGTCAGATGATGAAATACGAAGAATATTAATACAGGAAGCCAAATTAGGGTTTAATCACGGGCCTAGCTTTGGTCCCGGTGGTGAAGGATATCAGCGAATGAATGTCGGTTGTTCCCGATTGGTGATTGAAGAAGCGATGAAAAGATTATCCTCTGCTTTTACTCAATATTGTTAA
- a CDS encoding DUF2027 domain-containing protein codes for MAVKIGDKVRFLNATGGGVVKRFINKDLVEVEEEDGFDTPVLIRECVVIEPVGGQSKPSSTPQVSAKQEVRRPTVEAPAPKVLETREGDKLNVFLAFLPMEPKSLQNSNFEAYIVNDSNYFLQLSYLNKPANGWNLRYSGLIEPNQKVFLEEFSKEELNDLEKISIQFVSFKQGKTFELKNPVSVDYKLDTVKFYKLHSFRSNDYFDEEALIYPIVKNDIPEKQIQVSAEELELAMKEKSFNERRQPQTINKNLSNQILEIDLHINNLLDNTAGLSNADMIQYQMDKFRSVMTENLKIKGSKIVFIHGKGEGVLRKAILDELKSKYKSCTYQDASFREYGFGATMVTIR; via the coding sequence ATGGCAGTAAAGATTGGAGATAAAGTGCGTTTTCTGAATGCTACCGGTGGTGGCGTAGTAAAACGTTTCATAAATAAGGATTTAGTTGAAGTAGAAGAGGAGGATGGATTTGATACTCCCGTTCTGATTCGTGAATGTGTTGTTATTGAACCGGTAGGAGGTCAGTCCAAACCGTCTTCCACGCCTCAGGTTTCAGCAAAACAAGAAGTCAGAAGACCAACGGTTGAAGCACCTGCTCCCAAGGTTTTAGAAACGCGTGAAGGGGATAAATTAAACGTTTTTCTCGCCTTTCTACCGATGGAACCTAAAAGTCTTCAGAACTCAAATTTTGAGGCATATATCGTGAATGACAGCAACTATTTTCTTCAGTTGTCATATCTGAATAAACCGGCAAATGGCTGGAATCTACGCTATTCGGGGCTAATCGAACCTAATCAAAAGGTATTCCTGGAAGAATTTTCGAAAGAAGAGTTGAATGATCTGGAAAAAATCAGCATCCAGTTCGTTTCTTTCAAGCAGGGCAAAACATTTGAACTGAAGAATCCGGTATCGGTTGATTATAAACTGGATACAGTCAAATTCTATAAACTTCACAGCTTCCGGAGTAATGACTATTTTGACGAGGAGGCCTTAATTTACCCGATAGTAAAAAATGATATTCCTGAAAAACAGATTCAGGTGAGTGCTGAAGAGTTGGAACTTGCCATGAAAGAGAAATCCTTCAATGAAAGACGTCAACCACAAACGATTAATAAAAATCTATCGAATCAGATTCTGGAAATTGACCTGCATATCAATAACTTACTGGATAATACTGCCGGACTCAGCAATGCTGATATGATTCAGTATCAGATGGATAAATTCAGGTCCGTGATGACTGAGAATCTGAAAATCAAAGGCAGTAAGATTGTTTTTATTCATGGAAAAGGGGAGGGGGTGCTCCGAAAAGCTATTCTTGATGAGTTGAAATCGAAATACAAATCCTGCACCTATCAGGATGCCTCATTCAGGGAATACGGATTTGGTGCTACAATGGTTACAATCAGATAA
- a CDS encoding PspC domain-containing protein yields the protein MTETKKLRRTYDRRIAGVCGGIAKYFDLDPTLVRIAYALLTVFTAFSGVIIYLILWFVIPDEE from the coding sequence ATGACTGAAACAAAGAAATTACGCAGAACTTATGACCGGAGAATCGCCGGTGTTTGTGGTGGAATTGCCAAATATTTTGATTTGGATCCGACTTTAGTGCGTATTGCCTATGCATTATTAACCGTATTTACTGCATTTTCGGGAGTTATTATCTACCTGATTTTGTGGTTTGTAATCCCAGACGAGGAGTGA
- the uvrB gene encoding excinuclease ABC subunit UvrB produces the protein MEFKIESPYKPTGDQPEAIAQLTKGVLEGIPYQTLLGVTGSGKTFTVANIIEKVNKPTLILSHNKTLAAQLYGEFKNFFPHNSVEYFVSYYDYYQPEAYIPTTDTYIEKDLAINDELEKLRLSATSALLSGRKDVLVVSSVSCLFGIGNPEDFHNNVVVIQVGQKITRNAFLRSLVDSLYSRNEVELKHGNFRVKGDTVDIFLAYTDEILRVIFWGDEIETIETVDPISGLTLSSVDSYNIYPANIFVTTKESLNRAIGEIEIDLGKQVEFFHSIGKEYEAKRIQERVTYDLEMIREVGHCSGIENYSRYFDGRAPGTRPFCLIDYFPKDFLVVIDESHVTIPQIRGMYGGDHSRKVNLVEYGFRLPAAIDNRPLRFEEFEQLAQQIIYVSATPADYELVKSEGVVVEQVIRPTGLLDPIIEVRPSLNQIDDLMEEIQLRVERDERVLITTLTKRMAEELNAYLGRLNFRCNYIHSDVDTLDRVRLMEDLRNGLYDILIGVNLLREGLDLPEVSLVAILDADKEGFLRSHRSLTQTAGRAARNLNGKVIMYADKITDSMRKTIDETNRRREKQLAYNEANGITPQAIQKARTSILGEDFRKSHPDIYVEKETIEVAADPVVQYMGKAQLEKAIEKTRKMMQEAAKKLEFIEAAQYRDEMVKLEELVKSKFG, from the coding sequence ATGGAATTTAAGATCGAATCACCATATAAACCTACCGGAGATCAACCGGAAGCTATCGCTCAGCTCACAAAAGGGGTGCTTGAGGGTATTCCGTACCAGACCTTATTAGGTGTAACAGGGTCTGGAAAGACTTTTACCGTTGCAAATATTATCGAAAAGGTCAACAAGCCTACGCTGATTCTGAGCCATAATAAAACTTTGGCTGCACAGCTTTATGGCGAGTTTAAGAACTTCTTTCCGCACAATTCGGTCGAATATTTCGTCTCCTATTACGACTATTACCAACCGGAAGCCTATATCCCAACCACCGATACCTATATAGAGAAAGACCTGGCTATCAATGATGAACTGGAAAAGCTCAGACTTTCAGCTACTTCTGCCCTACTATCCGGACGTAAGGATGTGCTGGTTGTATCATCGGTTTCCTGCCTGTTTGGTATCGGAAATCCGGAAGATTTTCATAACAATGTGGTGGTAATCCAAGTGGGGCAAAAAATCACGAGAAACGCCTTTTTACGCTCTCTGGTGGACAGTCTTTATTCGCGCAACGAAGTAGAGCTTAAGCATGGTAATTTTCGCGTAAAAGGCGATACTGTGGATATTTTCCTGGCCTATACGGATGAGATTCTACGGGTTATTTTCTGGGGAGATGAAATAGAAACCATTGAGACAGTAGATCCTATCAGCGGATTAACGCTTTCATCTGTTGATAGTTATAATATTTATCCTGCGAATATCTTTGTAACCACTAAGGAGAGCCTGAACCGCGCCATTGGTGAAATAGAGATTGATTTAGGTAAACAGGTGGAATTTTTCCATTCTATCGGCAAAGAATACGAGGCAAAACGCATCCAGGAGCGTGTTACATACGATCTGGAGATGATAAGGGAAGTCGGCCATTGCTCCGGTATTGAGAATTATTCACGATATTTTGACGGACGTGCTCCTGGTACACGCCCTTTCTGTCTGATAGACTATTTTCCCAAAGACTTTCTGGTCGTAATTGATGAAAGCCACGTTACCATTCCTCAAATTCGGGGAATGTACGGTGGAGACCATTCCCGCAAAGTGAATCTGGTGGAATATGGGTTCCGTCTTCCGGCTGCCATTGATAACCGTCCACTTCGTTTCGAGGAATTTGAGCAATTGGCACAACAAATCATCTACGTGAGTGCTACTCCAGCTGATTATGAGCTGGTTAAATCTGAAGGTGTCGTTGTCGAACAGGTCATTCGTCCAACCGGATTGCTGGATCCGATTATTGAAGTTCGTCCGAGTCTGAATCAGATTGACGACCTGATGGAGGAAATTCAGCTTCGAGTGGAACGTGACGAGCGTGTACTGATTACTACGCTGACCAAACGTATGGCCGAAGAGCTGAATGCCTATCTGGGACGATTGAATTTCCGATGCAACTATATTCACTCCGACGTGGATACGCTTGATCGTGTGCGACTGATGGAGGATTTACGTAATGGACTTTATGACATTTTGATTGGTGTGAATCTCTTACGTGAAGGTCTTGACTTGCCGGAGGTTTCGCTTGTGGCTATCCTGGATGCGGATAAAGAGGGATTTCTTCGCTCCCACCGCTCGCTGACACAGACGGCAGGACGTGCTGCACGTAACCTGAACGGGAAAGTGATCATGTATGCCGATAAAATCACCGACAGCATGCGCAAAACGATTGACGAGACCAATCGTCGTCGGGAAAAACAGCTCGCTTATAACGAAGCTAACGGTATTACACCACAGGCTATTCAGAAGGCTCGTACTTCGATTCTGGGAGAAGATTTCAGAAAATCACATCCTGATATTTACGTGGAAAAAGAGACTATCGAAGTGGCCGCCGATCCGGTTGTTCAGTATATGGGTAAAGCTCAATTAGAGAAAGCCATCGAAAAGACCCGCAAGATGATGCAGGAAGCTGCCAAGAAGCTGGAATTCATTGAAGCAGCACAGTATCGAGACGAGATGGTCAAGCTAGAAGAGCTGGTGAAAAGCAAATTCGGCTGA